From one Triticum urartu cultivar G1812 chromosome 3, Tu2.1, whole genome shotgun sequence genomic stretch:
- the LOC125543235 gene encoding RING-H2 finger protein ATL39-like gives MSGDPFPGAPASGAPPAPYARQQNYSFNGRVLLMAAFLLFALTIFFTLIRFLLYVLVARSGGRRRRGSFTAGILRSINSFGATSGRRGLDASALSALPVTTYRKEGAATAGADCAVCLSELADGEKVRELPNCGHSFHVECVDAWLRSRTTCPLCHAEAELPKGNGKAEAAVQSSSSSSSSARDPPQQALFGAGGTLIVTVQGGFPDTQRGVRGSTSG, from the coding sequence ATGTCAGGGGACCCTTTCCCCGGCGCGCCGGCGTCGGGTGCCCCACCGGCTCCGTATGCGCGGCAGCAGAACTACAGCTTCAACGGGCGCGTCCTGCTCATGGCCGCCTTCCTCCTCTTCGCGCTCACCATCTTCTTCACCCTCATCCGCTTCTTGCTGTACGTGCTCGTGGCGCGGTCGGGCGGCCGCCGTCGCCGCGGCAGCTTCACCGCCGGCATCCTGCGGTCCATCAACTCGTTCGGCGCAACTAGCGGCCGGCGTGGGCTGGACGCCTCTGCGCTCTCCGCGCTGCCGGTCACCACGTACCGGAAGGAGGGCGCCGCCACCGCCGGGGCTGACTGCGCCGTGTGCCTGTCGGAGCTCGCCGACGGAGAAAAGGTGCGGGAGCTGCCCAACTGCGGGCACTCGTTCCACGTGGAGTGCGTCGACGCGTGGCTGCGCTCCAGGACGACGTGCCCGCTCTGCCACGCCGAGGCTGAGCTGCCCAAGGGGAACGGCAaggcggaggcggcggtgcagtcgtcgtcgtcgtcatcgtcgtctgCCAGGGACCCGCCGCAGCAGGCGTTGTTCGGTGCAGGAGGAACCTTGATCGTGACCGTGCAAGGTGGCTTCCCGGACACCCAAAGGGGCGTGCGCGGGTCAACATCGGGGTAG
- the LOC125548145 gene encoding RING-H2 finger protein ATL74-like codes for MSGSTMAGAPATPEGAGDPYERQLNDSFTGRVALTVVFVLFGLTVAIVVMRVLLYVLVYRSGRGGGRGSGGLAAGIFRSINSFGRIGSRRHGLDASALSALPVTVHRKEAGSTSAAGADCAVCLSELADGDAVRQLPNCGHVFHVECVDAWLRTRTTCPLCRTEAELSQGRGDGKAEAAAQSSSSGTEPPQPTLLGAGGTLIVTVQGGFTDTQRDVRG; via the coding sequence ATGTCAGGGAGCACCATGGCTGGCGCGCCGGCCACGCCGGAAGGCGCCGGGGATCCGTACGAGCGGCAGCTGAACGACAGCTTCACTGGGCGCGTCGCGCTCACCGTCGTCTTCGTCCTCTTCGGGCTCACCGTCGCCATCGTCGTCATGCGCGTCCTGCTGTACGTGCTGGTGTATCGCTCTGGCCGAGGCGGAGGCCGCGGCAGCGGCGGCCTGGCCGCTGGCATCTTCCGGTCCATCAACTCGTTCGGAAGGATCGGCAGCCGGCGGCACGGGCTGGACGCGTCCGCGCTCTCCGCGCTGCCGGTCACCGTGCACCGGAAGGAGGCCGGCTCCACCAGCGCCGCTGGGGCCGACTGCGCCGTGTGCCTGTCGGAGCTCGCGGACGGAGACGCGGTGCGGCAGCTGCCGAACTGTGGGCACGTATTCCACGTGGAGTGCGTCGACGCATGGCTGCGCACCAGGACGACGTGCCCTCTCTGCCGGACGGAGGCGGAGCTGTCCCAGGGCCGGGGGGACGGCAAGGCGGAGGCGGCTGCGCAGTCGTCGTCGTCGGGCACGgagccgccgcaaccgacgttgCTTGGTGCAGGAGGAACCTTGATAGTGACCGTACAAGGTGGCTTCACGGATACCCAGAGAGACGTGCGCGGGTAA